One window of Aerococcus tenax genomic DNA carries:
- a CDS encoding ABC transporter permease, translating into MKLKTLAKALGLLFLMSLFAFFIARLIPGDPATLYLESKQLAPSPENIRLVNEEFGLDRSLLVQYFHWVSHFITGDWGTSFYSSQPIRQEILNRLPASLTVGLGGLLLAMLGSFYLGFLASLRSNGFWDKLSRGLSLVSQAIPSFILIIVFIQITSVRLQWFKFYTEESPWAIVFALVVVALYQIGPLSRIVCRHFETTQKETYIKALILRGYPLRTALAKYGWQESLYGLLAASLAQMSWVIGGTAVVEYSFGVAGISNYLVHSMQRRDYLVIQSYIMIVGLWMLVVQVIFHYLMKHLRKETSYVS; encoded by the coding sequence ATGAAGTTAAAAACGCTAGCCAAAGCTCTGGGCTTGCTCTTTTTAATGAGTCTCTTTGCCTTTTTCATCGCGCGCTTAATCCCGGGGGACCCGGCGACGCTCTACTTAGAATCTAAGCAGCTCGCCCCTAGCCCCGAGAATATCCGCCTGGTGAATGAGGAGTTTGGTTTAGATCGTTCTTTACTGGTCCAATATTTCCATTGGGTCAGTCATTTCATCACTGGCGATTGGGGAACTTCCTTCTATTCTAGTCAACCCATTCGTCAAGAAATACTCAACCGCCTACCGGCTTCTTTAACAGTCGGCTTGGGCGGGCTCTTATTAGCGATGCTGGGAAGCTTTTATTTAGGCTTCCTAGCATCGCTTCGTTCTAATGGTTTCTGGGACAAGCTGAGCCGAGGCCTATCCCTAGTCTCCCAGGCCATTCCTAGTTTTATTTTAATCATTGTCTTTATCCAAATTACCAGTGTCCGTCTCCAATGGTTCAAGTTCTACACCGAAGAAAGTCCCTGGGCCATTGTCTTTGCCCTAGTCGTGGTGGCCCTCTACCAAATCGGCCCCCTCTCTCGGATCGTCTGCCGCCACTTTGAAACGACTCAGAAGGAAACCTATATCAAGGCCTTAATCTTACGGGGTTACCCCTTAAGGACTGCCCTGGCTAAGTATGGCTGGCAGGAGTCCTTGTATGGCTTACTGGCTGCCTCCCTGGCCCAAATGAGTTGGGTCATCGGAGGAACGGCCGTGGTGGAGTATTCCTTTGGAGTGGCTGGAATCTCCAATTACCTGGTCCACAGCATGCAGCGGCGCGACTACCTAGTCATCCAGTCCTATATTATGATTGTGGGCTTGTGGATGCTAGTGGTCCAAGTAATCTTCCACTACTTAATGAAGCACCTCAGAAAGGAGACCAGCTATGTCAGCTAA
- a CDS encoding transglutaminase domain-containing protein produces the protein MKKRQVFGLFFSMLLFLWGCDHKQALNWVEDQLVDQEEVTNQVIEESETKPVESASQEESQAAPSKDQPGKISQQKGRPQAPSKQEVIQQFKEAPLAGQIKEADYADLLPIVQRQLEQGSYQFVVDVTSPQASGSDLFERLRQDLYGTYYGIVLDYANAYSYQASPGKLKVLLTFRLHHDAAADQAIRDYARNFASQIQGKSDHEKVRLIHDAIIDKAHYHLGEGNDVQGVSIYSPACILSQGTGVCQAYAGLFQIMCDESGVKSLARTGIAYQHADKNQPIDHAWNLVQVNGQWLGVDTTWDDPVDLNNPQAEFKRYDYFLVDLSDTHFADDKIR, from the coding sequence ATGAAAAAGAGACAAGTTTTCGGCCTGTTTTTCAGCATGCTGCTTTTTTTGTGGGGCTGTGACCATAAGCAAGCCCTCAACTGGGTAGAAGACCAGCTGGTTGATCAAGAAGAAGTGACTAACCAAGTCATAGAAGAAAGTGAAACTAAGCCGGTCGAATCGGCTTCTCAAGAAGAGAGTCAGGCAGCTCCTAGTAAGGACCAGCCAGGGAAGATTTCTCAGCAGAAGGGCCGGCCTCAAGCGCCGTCTAAGCAGGAAGTCATCCAGCAATTTAAAGAGGCCCCCCTGGCTGGCCAGATTAAGGAAGCTGATTATGCCGACCTCCTGCCAATTGTCCAAAGGCAATTAGAGCAGGGGAGCTATCAATTTGTGGTTGACGTGACTTCTCCCCAAGCCAGTGGCTCAGACCTCTTTGAGCGTTTGCGCCAAGACTTGTATGGGACTTATTACGGGATTGTCCTGGACTATGCCAATGCCTATTCCTACCAGGCCAGTCCCGGTAAGTTGAAGGTCTTATTGACCTTCCGCCTCCACCATGACGCTGCTGCTGACCAGGCCATCCGTGACTATGCCCGCAACTTTGCCAGTCAGATCCAGGGCAAGAGCGACCATGAAAAGGTTCGTCTCATCCATGATGCCATTATTGACAAGGCCCACTACCACCTAGGTGAGGGCAATGATGTCCAAGGTGTCTCGATTTATTCGCCGGCCTGTATCCTCTCCCAAGGCACTGGGGTTTGCCAGGCTTATGCTGGTCTCTTCCAGATTATGTGTGATGAGAGTGGGGTCAAGTCACTGGCTCGGACCGGCATTGCCTATCAACACGCCGACAAGAACCAGCCCATCGACCACGCCTGGAACTTGGTCCAAGTTAATGGGCAGTGGCTGGGGGTCGATACGACTTGGGATGATCCCGTGGACCTCAATAATCCCCAAGCTGAGTTTAAACGTTACGATTATTTCTTAGTGGACTTGTCTGACACCCACTTTGCTGACGATAAGATACGTTAG
- the mnmG gene encoding tRNA uridine-5-carboxymethylaminomethyl(34) synthesis enzyme MnmG, protein MQTFEAGSYDVIVVGAGHAGCEAALASARMGMETLLMTIDVNMVAFMPCNPSIGGPAKGVVVREIDALGGEMGKNIDKTYIQMRMLNTGKGPAVRALRAQADKEAYAREMRRTVERQEGLTLRQGIVDDLVVEDGVCRGVITQTGALYRSKATILTMGTSARGEIIIGELKYSAGPNNSQPALHLTKNLAEKYGFDITRFKTGTPPRVDKKTVDFSKMEVQPGSEAANHFSFMTPDEDYLPVSEQVPCHLTFTNSKTHDLIRANLDRAPMFTGIVEGVGARYCPSIEDKIVRFADKPKHQLFLEPEGRDNEEIYLQGLSTSLPEDVQIEMVHSITGMEKAQIIRDGYAIEYDVVRPSQLKATFETKKIENLYTAGQTNGTSGYEEAAGQGLYAGINAVLKIQGKEAFILGRDEAYIGVLVDDLVTKGTTEPYRLLTSRAEYRLLLRHDNADWRLTEKGYEMGLVTEDRYQAFKAHQAAVNEELDRLEHTRLKPTDELQDYLESKGSARLKDGILASELLRRPELSIEDILKFAPGDKDLGHKVYEEVAIAIKYAGYIEKAQKQVKRLRKMEGKLIPEDIDYSQIEGLATEAKDRLSTIEPRTLAQASRVSGVNPADVSILAVYLESHPNQKSEA, encoded by the coding sequence ATGCAAACTTTTGAAGCGGGAAGTTATGATGTCATTGTGGTCGGCGCGGGCCACGCGGGCTGTGAAGCGGCCTTAGCCAGCGCCCGGATGGGGATGGAAACCCTATTGATGACCATTGATGTGAATATGGTGGCCTTTATGCCATGTAATCCTTCGATCGGAGGACCAGCCAAGGGGGTTGTGGTCAGAGAAATCGATGCCCTGGGTGGCGAAATGGGTAAGAATATTGATAAGACCTACATTCAAATGCGGATGCTAAACACCGGTAAGGGACCAGCTGTTCGCGCCTTGCGGGCCCAAGCAGACAAGGAAGCCTATGCCCGGGAAATGCGCCGGACCGTGGAAAGACAGGAAGGCTTGACCCTCCGCCAAGGCATTGTCGATGACCTGGTGGTAGAAGATGGGGTCTGCCGGGGTGTGATTACCCAAACTGGGGCTCTCTACCGGTCTAAGGCGACGATTCTGACCATGGGAACCAGTGCCCGGGGAGAAATTATTATCGGCGAACTCAAATATTCTGCCGGTCCGAATAACTCTCAACCGGCCCTCCATTTAACCAAAAATCTGGCCGAAAAATATGGCTTCGACATTACCCGCTTTAAGACTGGTACCCCGCCTCGGGTTGATAAGAAGACCGTCGACTTCTCTAAGATGGAAGTCCAACCTGGCAGTGAAGCAGCCAACCACTTTAGTTTTATGACTCCGGATGAAGATTATTTACCCGTGAGTGAACAAGTGCCTTGCCATTTAACCTTCACCAACAGTAAGACCCATGACCTGATCCGAGCTAACTTGGACCGGGCGCCGATGTTTACCGGGATTGTTGAAGGAGTCGGGGCTCGTTATTGTCCTTCCATTGAAGACAAGATTGTCCGCTTTGCGGATAAGCCCAAACACCAACTTTTCTTGGAACCAGAAGGCCGGGACAATGAGGAAATCTACCTGCAAGGCTTGTCAACCTCCCTGCCTGAAGATGTCCAAATCGAAATGGTTCATTCCATTACTGGCATGGAAAAGGCCCAAATCATCCGCGATGGTTATGCCATTGAGTATGATGTGGTCCGTCCTAGCCAGTTAAAGGCTACCTTTGAAACCAAGAAGATTGAAAACCTCTATACCGCTGGGCAAACCAATGGGACTTCTGGTTATGAAGAAGCGGCCGGTCAAGGGCTCTATGCCGGGATTAACGCCGTTTTAAAAATCCAAGGCAAGGAAGCCTTTATCCTGGGCCGTGATGAAGCTTACATTGGTGTCTTAGTGGATGACTTGGTCACCAAGGGAACGACCGAGCCTTACCGCCTCTTGACTTCTCGGGCCGAATATCGTCTCCTGCTCCGCCACGATAATGCTGACTGGCGCCTGACGGAGAAGGGCTATGAAATGGGTTTGGTGACTGAAGACCGCTACCAAGCCTTTAAGGCCCACCAAGCGGCAGTCAATGAAGAATTGGACCGCTTGGAACATACCCGTCTGAAACCGACTGATGAACTCCAAGACTATCTAGAATCTAAGGGGTCTGCTCGCTTGAAAGACGGTATCCTGGCTTCTGAACTCTTACGCCGGCCGGAACTTTCAATTGAGGATATCTTGAAATTTGCTCCTGGCGATAAAGACTTGGGCCATAAGGTCTACGAAGAAGTGGCCATTGCCATTAAGTATGCCGGCTACATTGAAAAGGCTCAAAAACAAGTCAAACGCCTGCGGAAAATGGAAGGCAAGTTGATCCCAGAAGATATTGACTACAGTCAAATCGAAGGCCTAGCTACAGAGGCTAAAGACCGCCTATCCACCATTGAACCCCGGACCCTGGCCCAAGCCAGCCGGGTATCTGGAGTCAACCCTGCTGATGTGTCTATCCTAGCGGTTTACTTGGAAAGTCACCCAAATCAAAAGAGCGAGGCTTAG
- a CDS encoding ABC transporter permease has translation MSAKQKILTGSLLLILVVFLLIPSPDYFQTDMANILAPVSSAHWLGTDHLGRDVLALMQAGALRTLTVVAVGGSLSLILGTTLGIVAGYYGGYWKKTILLFAQALLILPSFIMALIITALIGLTPMSAGIVLGIGAMGNYIFQVSALTEELKEEEFIITLKKLGLSNYALIRDHLAKNLQPYILTNLANRLSGMVLSYASLAFIGLGTDIVQPDWGTLLYDYRLYVFERPLLVLAPTLAIFILALLFQALFDRQAVLER, from the coding sequence ATGTCAGCTAAGCAAAAAATCTTAACTGGAAGTCTCCTGCTCATATTAGTGGTATTTTTACTGATTCCCTCACCGGATTATTTCCAAACTGATATGGCTAATATCTTAGCCCCGGTCTCTTCGGCTCATTGGCTAGGGACCGACCACTTGGGCCGGGATGTTTTGGCCTTGATGCAGGCAGGGGCTTTGCGTACCTTGACGGTAGTAGCGGTTGGTGGGAGTCTTTCCTTAATCTTAGGGACGACTTTGGGCATTGTTGCCGGCTATTACGGTGGCTATTGGAAGAAAACTATCCTGCTCTTCGCCCAAGCTCTCTTGATTTTACCTAGCTTCATTATGGCCTTAATTATTACCGCCTTAATTGGACTCACCCCCATGAGCGCAGGTATTGTCTTAGGGATCGGGGCCATGGGGAATTATATCTTCCAGGTTTCCGCCCTCACCGAGGAATTGAAGGAAGAGGAATTTATTATTACCCTGAAGAAACTAGGTCTTTCCAATTATGCCCTGATCAGGGACCACCTGGCCAAAAATTTACAGCCCTACATCTTAACCAATCTGGCCAACCGCTTGAGTGGGATGGTCTTATCCTATGCCAGCCTGGCTTTTATCGGGCTGGGGACGGACATTGTCCAACCCGACTGGGGGACCCTACTCTATGACTACCGACTTTATGTCTTCGAGCGTCCCCTCCTAGTTCTTGCTCCCACTTTGGCCATTTTTATCCTGGCCCTACTCTTCCAAGCCCTGTTTGACCGTCAGGCCGTCTTAGAAAGGTGA
- a CDS encoding ABC transporter ATP-binding protein yields the protein MDSKPLLSIKALQVAIQGQTYVKDLSLDVYPGERLGLVGPSGAGKSLTVKAIMNFQDQVQVKGHIYYQGLGDIVDLSPKDRQQALPQEIAVIQQEALDSLNPHYDIGFQLELIMKQFQSQVDKADYPAVFDRVLKQVNLHHADQVLASKPAQLSGGMKQRIVIAMALLQKPRLILADEPTTALDQVNQETFIDLIKSVSQAENIAVLFISHNLELVSQLCNRLVIIDQGQDIETNSAQAIFKRPQAPTTQRLVESVAYRKAASQDFVSQMPQGQAPVLKTQGLSLHYPGADKPVLQEVNLDLYPGEFVGLVGESGSGKSSLAKLLTGLYPQSQGEIIFKGRTLEGQSLGDFQAIQMIFQNPYQAFDSHYRMGENLREIYQIPSIKAKYPSQEAFEAKLKELAQRLKLDQNLMTKSPKQLSGGQGQRFAILRILLAQPDVIIADEILSALDWEIALELIDLLKDLQKDQDFAMLFISHDLAMVKILCQRIYQIQAGRLSQL from the coding sequence ATGGATTCAAAACCCCTATTAAGCATTAAAGCCCTTCAAGTGGCCATCCAAGGGCAAACTTATGTCAAGGACCTGTCCCTTGATGTCTATCCCGGTGAACGATTAGGACTAGTAGGCCCTTCTGGCGCCGGTAAGAGTCTTACCGTTAAGGCCATCATGAACTTCCAAGACCAAGTCCAGGTCAAGGGTCACATCTACTACCAAGGCTTGGGTGACATTGTTGACCTGTCGCCTAAAGACCGCCAACAAGCCTTGCCCCAGGAAATTGCAGTTATTCAACAAGAGGCCCTCGACAGTCTCAACCCCCACTATGATATTGGCTTTCAGTTGGAACTAATCATGAAACAATTTCAATCCCAAGTCGACAAAGCCGACTACCCGGCTGTCTTTGACCGGGTCTTAAAGCAAGTCAACCTCCATCATGCTGACCAGGTCCTAGCCAGCAAACCGGCCCAACTGTCAGGGGGGATGAAGCAGCGGATTGTCATTGCCATGGCCCTCTTACAGAAACCCCGGCTGATTCTGGCTGATGAACCCACTACCGCCTTGGACCAGGTCAACCAAGAAACTTTTATCGACTTGATCAAGTCGGTGAGCCAAGCAGAAAACATTGCGGTGCTCTTTATCAGTCATAACTTAGAACTGGTTAGCCAACTCTGCAACCGCTTGGTCATTATTGACCAGGGTCAAGATATTGAGACCAACAGCGCCCAAGCCATCTTCAAGCGTCCCCAAGCGCCCACTACCCAACGCTTGGTGGAGAGCGTGGCCTACCGGAAAGCGGCCAGTCAGGACTTTGTTAGCCAAATGCCCCAAGGCCAAGCACCGGTCTTAAAAACTCAGGGTCTTAGCCTCCACTATCCCGGCGCAGACAAGCCGGTCCTCCAAGAAGTCAACCTAGACCTCTATCCCGGGGAATTTGTCGGCTTGGTGGGCGAATCCGGTTCAGGCAAGTCCAGCCTGGCAAAGTTACTGACTGGTCTCTATCCTCAAAGTCAAGGAGAGATTATTTTTAAGGGTCGAACCTTAGAAGGTCAGTCTCTAGGCGATTTCCAAGCCATCCAAATGATCTTTCAAAACCCCTACCAGGCCTTTGACTCCCATTACCGGATGGGGGAGAATTTAAGGGAAATCTATCAGATCCCCTCGATCAAAGCCAAGTATCCTTCTCAGGAAGCTTTTGAGGCCAAGTTAAAGGAACTGGCCCAGCGGCTCAAACTTGACCAGAACCTCATGACCAAGTCGCCCAAACAGCTGTCAGGCGGACAAGGTCAACGTTTTGCGATTTTACGGATTCTCCTGGCCCAACCCGACGTCATCATCGCTGATGAAATTCTCTCTGCCTTAGACTGGGAGATCGCCCTAGAGCTGATTGACCTGCTCAAGGACCTGCAAAAGGACCAAGACTTCGCCATGCTCTTTATTTCCCATGACCTAGCCATGGTGAAGATCCTCTGCCAACGCATCTACCAGATCCAAGCCGGGCGACTCAGTCAACTGTAA
- a CDS encoding ABC transporter substrate-binding protein: MNKKLLKFIVLCSSSLTLFLAGCQAGGDSKNQGQASQDSYQVGQSLVAADLDPLSSSWSLASHGVAEYVYQQNPDGNLYSRYIAELNHVDANTWQATTKNEAKFADGSVVDAPALAECLNEIQEKNPLANATAGKMTFTADDDSHLTITTERPTQVMDSVLGEWTNVVYKRDGDQVIYSGPYQAKNLQSEEKLDLEPNPNYPDADQRKAVTITAFNDEAAMKSAFQSGELDLIAPISPNLKEQLDKAGQKTQSYDAGYQYFALVNIQRPLFKEAKMREALDLALNREDYLKALKGGRLPSGLFADIYSFNADVPLEHDTEKAEALLDELGWKKNDQGQREKDGQALELNVATLSFRQDLVTIGQILSSQLNPLGIKVNVQALDNAEDVKTGSPYDLLLYSQHTAPSGEPSYFLNQFFRSDGSNNRFDYSNPEVDQELDQLGQEADSEKRDEIAKSIQEKIINDRPIIRLVDPEWHAGIGTDLGDYQLYCGDYYIVNPSLGVNK, translated from the coding sequence ATGAATAAAAAATTATTAAAATTCATCGTCCTTTGCTCTTCTAGCTTGACCCTCTTTTTAGCAGGCTGCCAAGCTGGCGGCGACAGTAAAAACCAGGGCCAAGCCAGTCAAGACAGCTACCAAGTTGGCCAAAGCCTGGTTGCTGCTGACCTGGACCCCTTAAGTTCAAGTTGGTCCTTGGCCAGTCACGGGGTCGCTGAATATGTATACCAACAAAACCCAGACGGCAACCTCTACTCCCGCTATATCGCTGAACTTAACCATGTCGATGCCAATACCTGGCAAGCAACCACAAAAAACGAAGCCAAATTTGCGGATGGCAGTGTCGTTGATGCTCCAGCTTTAGCGGAATGCTTAAACGAGATCCAAGAAAAGAACCCGCTGGCGAATGCCACAGCTGGTAAGATGACCTTTACCGCCGATGATGATAGCCATCTCACCATTACCACCGAACGTCCTACCCAAGTCATGGACTCCGTTCTCGGCGAGTGGACCAATGTGGTCTACAAACGTGACGGCGACCAAGTCATCTACTCCGGCCCTTACCAAGCTAAGAACTTACAATCCGAAGAAAAATTAGACTTGGAACCTAACCCCAACTACCCCGACGCTGACCAAAGAAAAGCGGTCACTATTACCGCCTTTAACGATGAAGCAGCCATGAAGTCGGCCTTCCAATCCGGGGAATTGGACTTAATCGCACCAATTTCACCTAACTTAAAGGAACAACTGGACAAGGCCGGGCAAAAGACCCAGTCCTATGACGCGGGTTACCAATACTTTGCCCTAGTTAACATCCAAAGGCCTCTATTCAAAGAAGCTAAGATGCGAGAGGCGCTTGATTTAGCCTTGAACCGAGAAGACTACCTCAAAGCCCTTAAAGGCGGACGGCTTCCAAGCGGCCTCTTTGCAGATATTTACTCCTTTAACGCCGATGTCCCCCTAGAACATGACACTGAAAAGGCCGAAGCACTTCTCGATGAACTCGGCTGGAAGAAAAATGACCAAGGCCAACGGGAAAAGGACGGCCAAGCCTTAGAACTTAATGTGGCTACCCTGTCCTTCCGTCAAGACTTGGTAACCATTGGTCAAATTCTCTCTTCCCAACTCAATCCGCTGGGTATCAAGGTCAATGTTCAAGCCTTAGACAATGCTGAAGATGTGAAGACCGGGTCTCCTTATGACCTCTTACTTTACAGCCAACACACCGCTCCATCGGGTGAGCCAAGTTACTTCCTCAACCAATTCTTTAGAAGTGACGGATCCAACAACCGCTTTGACTATAGCAATCCGGAAGTAGACCAAGAACTTGACCAATTAGGCCAAGAAGCTGACAGTGAAAAAAGAGATGAAATCGCTAAGTCCATCCAAGAAAAAATCATTAATGACCGCCCTATAATCCGTCTGGTCGACCCAGAATGGCATGCGGGGATTGGCACTGACTTAGGCGACTACCAACTCTATTGTGGTGACTACTACATTGTTAATCCTTCCTTAGGCGTTAATAAATAG
- a CDS encoding magnesium transporter CorA family protein, which translates to MAKVKEYGPVDERFTWINLPVDDLDDLLEIGNTYGISEEMLAYASDKNERARLEYDDDTDTLLIIFNIANKKKVNYHYETLPMTLIIRNNVLLTFAHEDNDYVIQLMKHYIHRHSDEGLYKFLFSSLFLIVKEYFPLVEEMDRERNLLTKELRTRTTRKNLFNLSDLETGIAYFRTGARQNEILLEQFRSPSLFKRLDGIDIEELDDAVIEAKQLVEMTELSWQILDRLSDTYNNVLNNNLNETMRILTVLSILLTVPTIVTGFYGMNMDLPFVQSRFSWVFALIISALGWWILARILKRFFDKH; encoded by the coding sequence ATGGCAAAAGTGAAGGAATATGGACCAGTGGATGAACGTTTTACCTGGATTAATTTACCGGTGGATGATTTAGACGACCTCCTCGAGATTGGGAATACTTACGGGATCAGTGAAGAAATGTTGGCCTATGCCAGCGACAAGAATGAACGGGCCCGCTTGGAGTACGATGATGATACCGATACCTTGCTGATTATTTTTAATATTGCCAATAAGAAGAAGGTGAACTACCATTATGAAACCTTGCCGATGACCCTTATCATTCGCAACAATGTCCTCTTAACCTTTGCCCATGAGGATAATGATTATGTTATCCAGCTGATGAAGCATTATATCCACCGCCACTCGGATGAAGGGCTGTATAAGTTCCTCTTCTCTAGTCTTTTTTTGATTGTTAAGGAATACTTTCCCTTGGTGGAGGAGATGGACCGGGAGCGTAACCTCTTAACCAAGGAATTACGGACCCGAACGACTCGCAAGAACCTCTTCAACCTGTCGGACTTAGAAACCGGGATTGCCTATTTCCGTACCGGGGCTCGGCAAAATGAAATTCTCTTGGAACAATTCCGCTCACCTTCGCTTTTTAAACGCTTGGATGGGATTGATATTGAGGAATTAGACGACGCGGTCATTGAAGCCAAGCAGCTCGTGGAAATGACGGAACTGTCCTGGCAAATCCTCGATCGCCTCTCCGACACCTATAACAACGTCTTGAACAATAACTTGAACGAGACCATGCGGATCTTGACCGTCCTCTCCATCCTGCTTACCGTGCCCACCATTGTGACCGGTTTTTACGGGATGAATATGGACCTCCCCTTCGTCCAAAGCCGCTTTTCCTGGGTCTTCGCCCTAATCATCTCCGCCCTAGGCTGGTGGATCCTAGCAAGAATATTAAAACGATTCTTTGATAAGCATTAG
- a CDS encoding PspC domain-containing protein produces the protein MDFHGKRLYRKKYDRTFLGVCGGLGEYFNVDPVIFRIIFVALFLGGSVGFWLYLLMALIIPEEPDSQE, from the coding sequence ATGGATTTTCATGGAAAACGTTTATATCGTAAAAAGTATGACCGTACCTTTTTAGGGGTATGTGGTGGTTTGGGAGAGTATTTCAATGTGGATCCCGTTATCTTCCGCATCATCTTCGTTGCCCTTTTCTTAGGAGGGTCAGTCGGTTTTTGGCTGTACTTATTGATGGCCTTGATCATTCCTGAAGAACCTGACTCACAAGAATAA
- a CDS encoding MFS transporter yields the protein MKTDTEQQGLPWLPLMVMLGLVLLAIISELLPSGLLVQMGDDLGVDYGTVSYLVGGYALPAGLLAIPMTQVVTKFNRRPLLLVLTCGFALSNFLVFLAPNFPLAFMGRLIGGASAGTFWSMLGPYAMDMVSSENRGKAGTIALAGSPIGISLGLPLWTRLGQVAGWRIAFLATALAFLVLGLLAWRLLPSIPGQASDSRVKPTDVLKKPGFRVAILVVFLMVMAEYSVYVYIQLISDRLGLALQSSQIFFGVGALLAVWIVARFIDSHLKHLMQGALLAGAIAMFVFLVLSGHPVLGLGAMVLWGMSFGPISSLLQNSVIRQVDKGHDVAMSIQTTVFDLSIMGASVMGASLYQGLGLGANLLIAMLLFLGAALVVTVFRQYYK from the coding sequence ATGAAAACAGATACAGAACAGCAAGGCTTGCCCTGGCTGCCCTTGATGGTGATGCTGGGGCTAGTTTTATTAGCTATTATTTCGGAATTATTACCTTCCGGCCTCTTAGTGCAAATGGGGGATGACCTGGGAGTTGATTATGGGACGGTGTCTTACTTGGTGGGAGGCTATGCCTTACCCGCTGGGCTCTTAGCGATTCCGATGACCCAGGTGGTGACCAAGTTCAACCGCCGACCCCTCTTACTCGTGTTAACCTGCGGCTTTGCCTTGTCGAATTTCCTGGTTTTCTTGGCCCCTAACTTTCCTTTGGCCTTTATGGGACGTTTGATCGGTGGGGCCAGTGCCGGGACATTTTGGTCCATGTTGGGCCCTTATGCTATGGACATGGTGTCCAGTGAAAACCGCGGTAAGGCCGGGACCATTGCTCTGGCGGGGTCACCGATTGGGATTTCGCTTGGCTTGCCCCTGTGGACGCGTTTAGGTCAAGTCGCTGGTTGGCGGATCGCCTTTTTAGCCACTGCACTAGCTTTTCTTGTCTTAGGCTTATTGGCTTGGCGGCTTCTTCCTTCGATTCCGGGACAAGCAAGTGACAGCCGGGTTAAACCGACTGATGTCTTGAAGAAACCGGGTTTCCGGGTAGCTATCTTAGTGGTCTTCTTGATGGTGATGGCTGAATATAGTGTCTATGTTTATATTCAATTGATTAGTGATCGCCTGGGTCTGGCCCTGCAAAGCTCTCAAATCTTCTTTGGGGTCGGTGCCCTCCTAGCGGTTTGGATTGTGGCCCGCTTTATTGACAGTCACTTGAAGCATTTAATGCAAGGGGCCCTCTTAGCGGGAGCTATCGCCATGTTTGTTTTCCTAGTCCTCTCTGGCCACCCGGTCCTTGGACTAGGAGCCATGGTACTTTGGGGGATGAGTTTTGGCCCCATTTCTTCTCTCTTACAGAATTCGGTGATTCGCCAAGTGGACAAGGGCCATGACGTGGCCATGTCCATTCAAACCACGGTCTTTGATCTCTCCATTATGGGGGCCAGTGTCATGGGCGCTTCCCTCTACCAAGGCCTAGGCTTAGGAGCTAACCTCTTAATAGCTATGCTACTCTTCCTGGGAGCTGCCCTGGTGGTGACGGTCTTTAGACAATATTATAAATAG